The Phaeobacter sp. A36a-5a genomic interval GTCCTGACGCGCCCATTGGTGCCAAAGCAAGCATCCGAAATCGCGCAAATGCGCCAGATCGGCCATCGCGCCCGCAGCTGCGGCCTGTCGCAAAACCGGCTCGGATCACCCGTTTTGGCCGAAAATCAGGCGGGGGCCACCATCCATTGGCGAAATACGGGGTGCGGCGGCGATAATAATTGGCATCGCGAGTGCATTGGTTTTTTCCACATATTGTCCCACCAGCCATTCACTTCTTACCAAATACGACATACCAGTTCCAAAAGACGACGGGATCACCGTCTCTTTATGCCTTCGCCATCCCCGCCTGCGCCAGAAAGCACGCTAATAAGGGTTGCGAGGTCGCAGCAAATGCGCAAACCTTGAATGACAATTCAAGAAATGACGTGTTCAGCGTCTAGATACGACAGGGAGTCCGCAATGAAAGACCAGATTGATTTCATGACGCAAAGCGTCACCTCCGGGAAAATGACCCGGCGTGAATTCATGGGCAAAACCGCCGCACTCGGCATCAGCGCCGCAGTAGCAGGCAGCCTGTTTGCCCGCGCCGTCGAGGCCGCAGGCCCGGTCAAAGGGGGCACGCTGAAGCTCGGCTCCATCGGCGGCGGCAGCACCGACTCGCTCGATCCCGCCGTGGCCGCAAGCCAGGTGCCCTACCACAACCTCAACCAGTTCGGTGAGACCCTGGTCAACGTCACCGAGAACGGCACCATCGAAAACCGCTTGGCAGAAAGCGTCGAGGCAAGCGCCGACGCCAAAACCTGGACCTTCAAGATCCGCAAAGGTGTTGAGTTCCACAACGGCAAGGCGCTGACGGCCGAGGACGTGATGCGCACCATGGAGCGCCACTCCAACGAGGACAGTAAATCGGGTGCGCTCGGCATCATGCGCGGTATCGAAGGCATGAAAGTCGATGGTGACAACTTCATCGTCGAGTTGGGCACCGCCAATGCCGATCTGCCCTATCTGATGGCCGACTATCACCTGATGATCCAGCCCAATGGTGGTTTCGACAACCCCGCAGAGGGCGTTGGCACCGGCGCCTATATGCTGGTCGCGGACGAACCGGGCGTGCGCCATGCCTACAAGAAGAACCCCAACTACTGGGATGACACCCGCGGCCATGTCGATGAAGTCGAAATCGTGGTGATTAACGACGCCACCGCCCGTATGGCGGCGCTGCAATCGGGTCAGGTGCATATCGCCAACCGTGTTGAGCCGAAGGTGGCAGGGCTCCTCGACCGTGCACCGAACCTCACAGTGCACTCAACCGCAGGTCCGGGCCACTATGTGTTCATCATGCATTGCGACACCGCGCCGTTTGACAACAACGAGCTGCGTCTGGCGCTTAAATATGCCATCAACCGTCAAGAAATGGTCGATAAGGTTCTGCGCGGCTATGGCTCCGTCGGGAACGACATGCCGATCAACTCCGCCTATCCGCTGTTTGATGACAGCATCCCGCAGCGCCCGTTTGATCCGGCCAAAGCGGCAGAGCACTACAAGAAATCCGGCCATGACGGCAGCCCGATCATCCTGCGGGTGTCGGATGTGGCCTTCCCGGGTGCATTGGATGCAGCCCAGCTGTTCCAGCAGTCGGCCAATGCCGCCGGTATCCCGCTGGAACTGAAGCGCGAGCCCGGTGATGGTTACTGGTCCGAAGTCTGGAACGCCCAGCCGTTCTGTGCCTCCTACTGGGGGGGGCGTCCGGTGCAGGACCAGATGTATTCGACCGCTTATCTGTCGACCGCAGACTGGAACGACACCCGCTTCAAGCGCGAAGACTTTGACGCCCTGCTACTACAGGCCCGAGGTGAGCTGGATGAAGCCAAGCGCAAGGCGCTCTACAGCCAGATGGGCATGCTGGTCCGCGACAATGGTGGCTTGATCTGCCCGATGTTCAACGACTTCATCGACGCCACAAGCAACAAGGTCCAGGGCTGGATCTCTGACCCAACCGGCGACGTGATGTCCGGCAAGTGGTCCCACAAGTGCTGGTTGGCCTGATAGAGGTCCATGCCATGCACCCCGTTTTGAAACTTGTGTCCCAGCGCCTCGCGCTGGGACTGATTCTCTTGATCGCCGCATCCGTGCTCATCTTCATGGGCACCTTGATCCTGCCCGGCGATGTGGCGCAGTCCATTCTGGGCCAGTCGGCCACGCCCGAGGCACTTGCCAACCTGCGCGAGGAACTGGGGCTGAATGAACCGGCTGTTCTGCGCTATTTCGACTGGCTGTTCGGCGCCCTGCAAGGTGATCTGGGCACCGCCCTGACCAATGGTCAGGACATCGCAACCAGCATTGGCCGCCGTCTTGGCAACACGCTGTTCCTGGCGTTCTGGGCCGCCGTGATCTCGGTTCCCTTGGCGATCTTCCTGGGCCTTCTGGCGGTACGTTACCGCGACCGCTGGCCTGACAAACTGATCTCGGCCGTGACATTGGCCTCGATCTCGATCCCGGAATTCCTGATCGGCTATCTGCTGATCTATTTCGTTGCGGTGCAGATGGGCTGGTTCAGCTCGGTCGCAATGATCAATGAATCCATGAGCCTGCTGGAAAAACTGAACGCCATTGCCCTGCCCGTCGCGGTGCTGACACTGGTGGTTCTGGCGCATATGATGCGCATGACGCGGGCGGCGATCCTCAACGTGATGCAATCGGCCTATATCGAGACGGCGGAGCTGAAGGGGCTGAGCACCTTCAACGTGATTGCCCGTCACGCCTTTCCCAATGCCATCGCACCGATCGTCAATGTGGTGATGCTGAACCTCGCCTATCTGGTGGTCGGCGTCGTGGTGATCGAGGTGGTGTTTGTCTACCCCGGCATGGGCCAGTATCTGGTCGACCACGTGTCCAAGCGTGACGTCCCGGTGGTGCAGGCCTGCGGTCTGATCTTTGCCGCCGTCTACATCGTGCTGAACATGATTGCCGACATCGTGGCGATCCTGTCGAACCCGCGTCTGAGGCATCCGAAATGAAGAATATCCCTATCTCTGCAATGATTGGGCTGTTCTTCACGGCCCTCTACTTCCTGATGGCGATCTTTGCACCGCTACTGGCCCCCTATGGGATGGCTGAAATTGTCGGTGACGTATGGGAGCCGCGCTCGGCTGAGCATCTCCTTGGCACCGACAATATCGGTCGTGATCTTCTCAGCCGGATGATCTATGGCGGACGCACCACCATCTTCATCGCCACTGCGGCCACCATCCTGTCCTTTGTCACCGGATCGGTGCTGGGCTTCTTTGCCGCCGTTGCCGGTGGCTGGGTGGATCAGGTGATGTCGCGGCTGGTCGATCTGGTGATGTCGATCCCGACGCTGATCTTTGCCCTTGTGGTGCTGTCGGTGATGCCGGTGACCGTGCCGGTTCTGATCGTGGTCATGGGTCTGCTGGACTCCACCCGCGTCTATCGTCTTGCCCGTGCGGTTGCGGTGGATATCGAGGTGATGGACTACGTCGAAGCCGCGCGTCTGCGGGGTGAGAAAACCGCCTGGATCATCTTCCGCGAAATCCTGCCCAACGCGCTGTCACCGCTGGTGGCCGAAATGGGCCTGCGGTTCATCTTCATGGTGCTGTTTGTCTCGACGCTCTCTTTCCTCGGCCTTGGCGTGCAACCGCCAGAAGCCGACTGGGGCGGGATCGTGAAAGAAAACAAGGAAGGCATCGTCTATGGCATTCCGGCGGCACTGCTGCCTGCCATCGCCATCGCCACCCTTGCGATCTCGGTCAACCTTGTCGCGGACTGGGTCCTGAACCGCACAACCTCGCTGAAAGGAGGCCGCGGATGAGCGAACCTCTTATGAAAGTGCGCAATCTCAAGATCGGCGCAACTGTCTACCCGCCGGGGGAAAAGCCCCATGACATCGAAATCGTGCATGGTGTCAGCTTTGATCTGCAACCGGGCAAGGTGCTGGGGCTGATCGGCGAATCCGGCGCCGGAAAATCCACCATCGGTCTGGCCTCCATGGCCTATGGCCGGGGCGGTGTGAAGATCACCGGCGGCGAGGTCTGGGTGAATGGCCGCGATATCCTGCAATCCAAACTGCGCGATATCCGTCGCCTGCGCGGCGGCGAGGTCACCTATGTCTCGCAATCGGCGGCGGCCTCGTTCAACCCGGCCAAGAAGATCATGGAACAGGTGATCGAAGCGGCGGTTGAACAGGGCAAGTTCTCCAAGAAAGAGGCCGAAGCCCGCGCCCGCGCGCTTTTTGCCAAGCTGGGTCTGCCCGATCCCGACAATATCGGCGAGCGCTATCCGCATCAGGTCTCAGGCGGTCAGCTGCAACGCTGCATGACGGCGCTGGCGCTCTGCCCGGAGCCGGATCTGGTGGTCTTTGACGAGCCGACAACGGCGCTGGATGTGACGACCCAGATCGAGGTGCTGATGGCGATCAAGGAAGCCATCCGCGACACGGGTGTGGCTGCACTCTATATCACCCATGACCTTGCGGTGGTGGCACAGGTGAGCGACGACATCATGGTGCTGCGCCACGGCAATATGGTGGAATACGGCCCCGTCGATCAGATCATCAACGCCCCGCAGGAGGAGTACACACAGGCGCTGGTCTCGGTGCGCTCCATCACCCATGAGGAAAAGGCCCCGACCTCGGAGCCGGTGCTGAGCGTGCGCAATATCACCGCGCGCTACCAGGGCACCAAATTCGATGTGCTGCATAATGTGAACGTCGACCTGCACCCCGGTCAGACGCTGGCCGTGGTCGGAGAATCCGGCTCTGGTAAATCGACACTGGCACGGGTGATCACCGGGCTAT includes:
- a CDS encoding ABC transporter substrate-binding protein, with the translated sequence MKDQIDFMTQSVTSGKMTRREFMGKTAALGISAAVAGSLFARAVEAAGPVKGGTLKLGSIGGGSTDSLDPAVAASQVPYHNLNQFGETLVNVTENGTIENRLAESVEASADAKTWTFKIRKGVEFHNGKALTAEDVMRTMERHSNEDSKSGALGIMRGIEGMKVDGDNFIVELGTANADLPYLMADYHLMIQPNGGFDNPAEGVGTGAYMLVADEPGVRHAYKKNPNYWDDTRGHVDEVEIVVINDATARMAALQSGQVHIANRVEPKVAGLLDRAPNLTVHSTAGPGHYVFIMHCDTAPFDNNELRLALKYAINRQEMVDKVLRGYGSVGNDMPINSAYPLFDDSIPQRPFDPAKAAEHYKKSGHDGSPIILRVSDVAFPGALDAAQLFQQSANAAGIPLELKREPGDGYWSEVWNAQPFCASYWGGRPVQDQMYSTAYLSTADWNDTRFKREDFDALLLQARGELDEAKRKALYSQMGMLVRDNGGLICPMFNDFIDATSNKVQGWISDPTGDVMSGKWSHKCWLA
- a CDS encoding ABC transporter permease, encoding MKNIPISAMIGLFFTALYFLMAIFAPLLAPYGMAEIVGDVWEPRSAEHLLGTDNIGRDLLSRMIYGGRTTIFIATAATILSFVTGSVLGFFAAVAGGWVDQVMSRLVDLVMSIPTLIFALVVLSVMPVTVPVLIVVMGLLDSTRVYRLARAVAVDIEVMDYVEAARLRGEKTAWIIFREILPNALSPLVAEMGLRFIFMVLFVSTLSFLGLGVQPPEADWGGIVKENKEGIVYGIPAALLPAIAIATLAISVNLVADWVLNRTTSLKGGRG
- a CDS encoding ABC transporter permease, encoding MHPVLKLVSQRLALGLILLIAASVLIFMGTLILPGDVAQSILGQSATPEALANLREELGLNEPAVLRYFDWLFGALQGDLGTALTNGQDIATSIGRRLGNTLFLAFWAAVISVPLAIFLGLLAVRYRDRWPDKLISAVTLASISIPEFLIGYLLIYFVAVQMGWFSSVAMINESMSLLEKLNAIALPVAVLTLVVLAHMMRMTRAAILNVMQSAYIETAELKGLSTFNVIARHAFPNAIAPIVNVVMLNLAYLVVGVVVIEVVFVYPGMGQYLVDHVSKRDVPVVQACGLIFAAVYIVLNMIADIVAILSNPRLRHPK
- a CDS encoding ABC transporter ATP-binding protein, with product MSEPLMKVRNLKIGATVYPPGEKPHDIEIVHGVSFDLQPGKVLGLIGESGAGKSTIGLASMAYGRGGVKITGGEVWVNGRDILQSKLRDIRRLRGGEVTYVSQSAAASFNPAKKIMEQVIEAAVEQGKFSKKEAEARARALFAKLGLPDPDNIGERYPHQVSGGQLQRCMTALALCPEPDLVVFDEPTTALDVTTQIEVLMAIKEAIRDTGVAALYITHDLAVVAQVSDDIMVLRHGNMVEYGPVDQIINAPQEEYTQALVSVRSITHEEKAPTSEPVLSVRNITARYQGTKFDVLHNVNVDLHPGQTLAVVGESGSGKSTLARVITGLLPPREGDIEFAGRRLSSDLAGRTREDLRELQMIYQMADVAMNPRQTVGTIIGRPLEFYFGMKGAEKRKRIIELLDEIELGESFIDRYPAELSGGQKQRVCIARALAAKPKMIICDEVTSALDPLVADGILKLLLELQKIENVAYLFITHDLATVRAISDNIAVMYQGRVQRYGGKTEVLSPPFDDYTDLLLSSVPEMRLGWLEEVIANRKMESAGN